The Acinetobacter lwoffii genomic sequence GGGGGTAAAACTGATGGCCCGACCACCGGGTAAACGAAACAGCTCATTGGCCTTACTCTCTGGTGGAGAAAAGGCCTTAACTGCATTAGCATTGGTATTCGCGATTTTTCGCTTAAATCCGGCACCATTTTGCGTATTGGATGAAGTCGATGCACCCCTGGATGATGCTAATGTGGGACGCTTTTGTAATTTAGTCAAAGAGCTTTCTGAACACGTGCAATTTATTTATATTACCCATAACAAACTTGCAATGATGATGGCGACTGATCTTTTAGGTGTAACCATGCCTGAACCGGGAACATCAAAATTAGTGACAGTTAATTTGGAACAGGCAAAAGAATACGGCCTAGCTGCGGAGGTATAATATGGAAATCACCACCATTATCGGGATTGTTATCGCAATTGTGATTATGCTGTTTGGTATAAGAATGCTGTTCAAAAAACCTGTGGAGGCTGTACCTTCACTGGATGCCAACCTGCATATCGACCCGGATAGCCAGACCCCGATCATTCCAAGGCATGTACGTTCTCAGTTGGCACAACAGGATGTCGAATCTGATCGTATCGAGCCAAGCTTGGGTATAGATGAACCGGCTCCTGAAAAGCCTTCCGCCTTTCGCAAGGCTGAATCAACTCCGGTTGAGCCAAAAGCAGTCGAAACTCCTGTAGCTGCCCCGTCAACAGAAGCTGAAGTAGTGGAAAAGTCGGTAGTCACGGCAGCAGATGTTCAACAGGTAGAAGCGGAACAGAAGAATAGCCAGATTGAAACCAAGGAAGAAATGCCTGAATTCAGCCTGAACAGCAACATCGAAAAAGCAGAAATTTCTGAATTTAATGATGAAAGTAGTATTCTGGATGCACATCTGCATGAGCAAAAAATAGTGGATGAAGAAAGTGCTTTGTCCAATGCTGAAACCATTATTTCTTTGCATATCTATCCGCAAGGCCGTGTACTTTCAGGTGATAAAACCCTGAAAGTTTTACTAAAATATGGCCTGCGTTATGGCGAATTGGCCTGTTTCCACCGTTATAGTGAAGACGGTTCAAAACTGCTGTTCTCGGTATTGCAAATGACCGATACTGGAATGGAAGGCTTTGATCTGGAAACCCTATCAACTCAGGAAGTGAAAGGTCTGGCATTCTTCCTGGCTTTACCGCATAGCGATGTACAAAATGCGTTTGATACCATGGACAGTATTTCACGTCTGATTGCCCGTGAAGTGGATGGTCTGGTCTATGACCAGAACCAGCAGGAATTTACTCCACAATTACGTGAATTCTGGCGCCATCAGGCCATTGATTATCGTGCTGGACAAGGTACGGTAGTTTAAGGCTGCTTTGTTCAATCTCCAAGTTGAATCTGTAGACTGCAATTTTTATAATAGCCAAAAGCTGAATATTCTACAGGGCGGATTTTCCGCCCTTTTTTATGGTGAAATTATGACCCAAGATGCTACTGTCATTGCGCAAATGCGTCAACTGATTCAACTGCTTGCCAAGCATAACCATGCTTATTATGTGATGGATCAACCGAGCATTGAAGACAGTGAATATGATCAGCTCTTTCATCAGCTCAAAGCCTTAGAACAACAATATCCTGACCTGATCCAGTCCGATAGCCCAACCGATAAAGTGGGTGGACAGGCGCTTTCAAAATTTGTGACCGTAACACACGCCGTGCCGATGCTGTCATTAGGCAATGTCTTTAATCAGGAAGATCTGCTGGCTTTTGCCCGCCGTATTGAAGAACGTTTGCCAAATCAAAAAATTGAATATGATGTGGAACTGAAATTTGATGGTCTGGCCATTTCACTCTGGTATGAGCATGGCGTATTGACGCGTGGGGTGACACGCGGCGATGGGGAAACCGGTGAAGACATCACCCAGAATGTCAGAACCATTCGCAACCTGCCGAAACTTTTATCTCCGGTGAATGGCATCATTCCCGATTTGTTGGAAGTCCGCGGCGAAGTGTTGATGCCGAAATCCGGTTTTGAAAAATTGAATGCTGCCAATGCCGCCAAAGGTGAAAAGACCTTTGCTAATCCGCGTAATGCTGCGGCAGGAAGTTTGCGTCAGCTGGACCCGAATATTGCTGCCTCGCGGCCATTGGCTTTTTATGCTTATGGGATTGCTCAGTGCGTGCCGCATCATGGACAAACCACTATGTCCGCCAGTCTGGAATGGTTACATCAGTTCGGTTTTGCGGTTGGCGAGCGTCACTTTATCTGTGACAGTATTCAGGACGTGCAAAAGGTCTACGAACAGATCATTGATGAGCGTGCCAGTCTCAGTGTCGAAATCGATGGTATGGTGATCAAGGTCAATGACCTGAAACAGCAACAACAGCTTGGTTTCCTGAGCCGTGAACCGCGTTGGGCCACCGCCTATAAATTTCCGGCAGTTGCAGCACTGACCACAGTAGAAAATATTAACTGGCAAGTGGGTCGTACTGGAACATTGACGCCGGTTGCGCGTTTAAATCCAGTTGCTGTCGGTGGAGTAACAGTTTCCAATGTGACGCTGCATAATATTGGCGAAATTCACCGTCTGGATGTACGTATTGGTGATACCGTCAGTGTTTATCGTAGTGGCGATGTAATTCCTAAGGTGGAAAAAGTCTGGCCGGAATTTCGCCCGGTTGATGCAGTTGAAGTGCATTTACCTGAACAATGTCCAGTCTGTGATTCACCCGTGGTCATGCCGGAAGGCGAAGCCTTGGCACGCTGTTCGGGCGGACTATATTGTGCCGCGCAGCGTATTGAAGCCATTCGTCACTTTGTCTCACGTAAAGCCATGGATATTGAAGGCTTGGGTGACCGTTGGGCAGAATCGTTGCTGCATCTGAATCTTCTCAAAGATGTATCAGATATTTACCATCTGCATGAACATCGTGAGACTTTGCTAGGTATTGAAAAGATGGGGGCCAAATCGGTTCAGAATCTTTTAGATGCTATCGAAAACAGCAAGAAAACTACACTGGCTGCTTTTATCTATGCTCTCGGTATTCGTGGGGTGGGTGAAACCACGGCGCGGATGCTGGCCAATACTTTCCAGACGCTGGAGGCATTACGCAATGCTGATATTGAAGCATTAAAGAAAACACCAGATGTCGGTGATATTACTGCGGAATGGATTCTGGATTTCTTCCAGGCGCCACATAATCTGGAAGTTTTGGATCGTTTACTGGCTGCCGGTATTCACTGGGATGCACCGATTGCACCGACCCGTCAGCCATTGAACGGCGAAAGCTGGGTGGTTACCGGAACTTTAAGCAGTATGGGACGGGATGATGCCACCCAGTTATTGCAAGCCTTAGGTGCGCGAGTCAGTGGCAGTGTGTCTAGTAAAACCAAATGTGTGGTTGCAGGTGAAAAAGCTGGCTCAAAACTGGATAAAGCAGAAAAACTGGGTATTCCAGTGATCAATGAACAACAGTTTATTGGCTTGATGCAGGATTATGGTCAGCTTGAGGCCTAAATCTCTGGATATTTCATGAAAGAATAAGAGTTAAAAAAGCCACCTTCGGGTGGCTTTTTCGCATAGAAAGATTAAGGAATATATTTTTTCACGACACCATCATCGAGCAGCTGCTGGAAATGTTCCACCAGACTTTCTTTCACCGGACGATACTCAATACCGAGCTCATCTTTACTTTTCTGGGCATTAAAGAAAATTGGATAACCCATATTCAGTTCTACAAATTTGCGGCTAAAACCTGCTACAGGCCCGAACATTTTGAAGGCTGCCTTCGGCAATTGATTGCGCGGGAACGGAAACTTATTGCCAAAATGTGCCCGCAGAATTTGGCCCATTTCCAGCAGGCTCAAGCTTTCACTACAAATGATATAACGACCGTGCGCTTGCGGATTAAACGCAGCACGGATATGCGCTTCAGCAACATCCTGAACATCGACCACGCCATTCCACATCGGT encodes the following:
- a CDS encoding cell division protein ZipA C-terminal FtsZ-binding domain-containing protein; translation: MEITTIIGIVIAIVIMLFGIRMLFKKPVEAVPSLDANLHIDPDSQTPIIPRHVRSQLAQQDVESDRIEPSLGIDEPAPEKPSAFRKAESTPVEPKAVETPVAAPSTEAEVVEKSVVTAADVQQVEAEQKNSQIETKEEMPEFSLNSNIEKAEISEFNDESSILDAHLHEQKIVDEESALSNAETIISLHIYPQGRVLSGDKTLKVLLKYGLRYGELACFHRYSEDGSKLLFSVLQMTDTGMEGFDLETLSTQEVKGLAFFLALPHSDVQNAFDTMDSISRLIAREVDGLVYDQNQQEFTPQLREFWRHQAIDYRAGQGTVV
- the ligA gene encoding NAD-dependent DNA ligase LigA, translating into MTQDATVIAQMRQLIQLLAKHNHAYYVMDQPSIEDSEYDQLFHQLKALEQQYPDLIQSDSPTDKVGGQALSKFVTVTHAVPMLSLGNVFNQEDLLAFARRIEERLPNQKIEYDVELKFDGLAISLWYEHGVLTRGVTRGDGETGEDITQNVRTIRNLPKLLSPVNGIIPDLLEVRGEVLMPKSGFEKLNAANAAKGEKTFANPRNAAAGSLRQLDPNIAASRPLAFYAYGIAQCVPHHGQTTMSASLEWLHQFGFAVGERHFICDSIQDVQKVYEQIIDERASLSVEIDGMVIKVNDLKQQQQLGFLSREPRWATAYKFPAVAALTTVENINWQVGRTGTLTPVARLNPVAVGGVTVSNVTLHNIGEIHRLDVRIGDTVSVYRSGDVIPKVEKVWPEFRPVDAVEVHLPEQCPVCDSPVVMPEGEALARCSGGLYCAAQRIEAIRHFVSRKAMDIEGLGDRWAESLLHLNLLKDVSDIYHLHEHRETLLGIEKMGAKSVQNLLDAIENSKKTTLAAFIYALGIRGVGETTARMLANTFQTLEALRNADIEALKKTPDVGDITAEWILDFFQAPHNLEVLDRLLAAGIHWDAPIAPTRQPLNGESWVVTGTLSSMGRDDATQLLQALGARVSGSVSSKTKCVVAGEKAGSKLDKAEKLGIPVINEQQFIGLMQDYGQLEA